From the genome of Cytobacillus firmus, one region includes:
- the cspD gene encoding cold-shock protein CspD, producing the protein MQNGKVKWFNNEKGFGFIEVEGGDDVFVHFTAIQGDGFKSLEEGQEVSFEIVEGNRGPQAANVVKL; encoded by the coding sequence ATGCAAAACGGTAAAGTAAAATGGTTCAACAATGAAAAAGGTTTCGGTTTTATCGAAGTTGAAGGCGGAGACGATGTATTCGTACACTTCACAGCTATCCAAGGTGATGGTTTCAAATCTTTAGAAGAAGGCCAGGAAGTTTCTTTTGAAATCGTTGAAGGAAACCGTGGACCTCAAGCTGCAAACGTTGTAAAACTATAA
- a CDS encoding queuosine precursor transporter produces MFNEWFGLLFALINFILVLAMYRLFGKTGLFVWIGFSTVMANLQVVKTIEMFGLTATLGNAMYGTAFLVTDILNEKYGKEEAKKAVWLGFFTLLSMTLIMQMVLMFKPHETDFAQESLSTLFSVLPRIAAGSLAAYLVSQFTDVYIFTYLKKKFPKDGQFWIRNNGSTMISQLLDTLVFTSIAFLGVFPLEEWIQIFITTYLLKFIVAVLDTPFGYIAKRFPVKD; encoded by the coding sequence ATGTTTAATGAATGGTTTGGATTGCTTTTTGCATTAATTAATTTCATTTTAGTATTGGCGATGTACCGCCTGTTCGGAAAGACTGGTCTTTTCGTGTGGATCGGCTTCTCCACTGTCATGGCCAACCTTCAAGTCGTAAAAACAATTGAAATGTTCGGACTGACTGCCACTTTAGGCAACGCTATGTATGGTACAGCTTTTCTTGTTACAGATATCTTAAATGAGAAGTACGGAAAAGAAGAAGCGAAAAAAGCTGTATGGCTCGGTTTCTTTACTCTTCTGTCCATGACTCTGATTATGCAGATGGTATTAATGTTCAAACCGCATGAAACGGATTTTGCACAGGAATCTCTCAGCACTCTTTTCTCGGTTCTGCCGCGAATTGCTGCCGGAAGCCTCGCTGCCTATTTAGTCAGCCAATTTACAGATGTTTATATCTTTACCTATTTAAAAAAGAAATTTCCAAAAGACGGCCAGTTTTGGATCAGGAATAATGGCAGCACCATGATCAGCCAGCTATTGGATACCCTTGTGTTTACAAGCATTGCCTTCCTTGGTGTATTTCCCCTGGAAGAATGGATCCAAATTTTCATCACAACTTACTTGCTGAAATTTATAGTAGCTGTACTTGATACCCCGTTTGGCTATATCGCTAAACGTTTCCCAGTAAAAGATTAG
- a CDS encoding reverse transcriptase-like protein, translating into MIEVYIDGASAGNPGPSGAGIFIKNNGQVERFSIALGCMENHEAEYRAFIHALKLCIDKGYKTVSFRTDSQLVNRAVEKEFVKNKKFAPLLEEALELTGKFDLFFMKWVPSSENKAADELARAAIHKNKVKGQEDHE; encoded by the coding sequence TTGATTGAAGTATATATCGATGGAGCAAGTGCGGGAAACCCGGGTCCCAGCGGTGCAGGCATATTTATAAAAAATAATGGCCAGGTTGAACGCTTTTCCATCGCATTGGGCTGCATGGAAAATCACGAAGCAGAATACCGTGCATTTATTCATGCACTGAAATTATGCATTGATAAGGGGTATAAAACTGTTTCGTTTCGAACGGATTCACAGCTTGTTAACCGTGCTGTTGAAAAAGAATTTGTAAAAAATAAAAAGTTTGCCCCACTGCTTGAAGAAGCTTTGGAGCTTACAGGAAAATTTGATTTATTTTTTATGAAGTGGGTTCCCAGCTCTGAAAACAAGGCAGCGGATGAATTAGCAAGAGCTGCCATTCACAAAAACAAAGTGAAAGGTCAGGAAGATCATGAATAG
- a CDS encoding zinc-finger domain-containing protein encodes MSRKEIINEVEELMTSYCKDCFLHKHHKDEKGRRYAHRFCITECTVGVKIKSIGSKLS; translated from the coding sequence TTGAGCAGAAAGGAAATTATCAATGAAGTGGAGGAGCTGATGACCAGTTACTGCAAAGACTGCTTCCTTCATAAACATCATAAAGATGAAAAAGGGCGCAGATATGCCCATCGATTTTGCATTACAGAGTGCACTGTCGGTGTGAAAATAAAATCGATAGGAAGCAAGCTTTCATAA
- a CDS encoding sulfurtransferase yields the protein MKYLAEKEWVLSKLDDSNIRIADCRFKLGSPDEGRSLYDHSHIPHAVYFDLEKDLSGPVREHGGRHPLPDPAQLKKVLEKAGISRDTTVIAYDGGEGAFAARFWWLLRYLGHEKVFVLNGGYKEWAESDYPLTKEVPSMERADFKIDLQPDIIASCEEVKSVAGNQDSAVLIDSREEKRYLGLEEPIDKKAGHIPGAINKVWLEAYKNGRFKDTKEQENRFAGMDKNKPIIVYCGSGVTAAPNFLALKEAGYKHVKLYAGSFSDWISYDSNKIETVEK from the coding sequence ATGAAGTATCTAGCAGAAAAGGAATGGGTATTATCCAAACTGGATGACTCCAATATCCGAATTGCCGACTGCCGTTTTAAACTTGGATCGCCAGATGAAGGGCGCAGCTTATATGATCATAGCCATATTCCCCATGCAGTGTATTTTGATCTGGAGAAAGATCTGTCAGGTCCGGTAAGAGAACACGGAGGCCGGCATCCCCTTCCGGATCCAGCTCAACTTAAAAAAGTCCTTGAGAAAGCCGGGATCAGCAGAGATACCACAGTTATTGCCTATGACGGCGGAGAAGGGGCTTTTGCTGCAAGATTCTGGTGGCTGCTCAGGTATTTAGGGCATGAGAAAGTGTTTGTATTGAACGGCGGATATAAGGAATGGGCTGAAAGCGATTATCCTTTGACTAAAGAAGTTCCCAGCATGGAGCGCGCGGATTTTAAAATTGATCTGCAGCCTGACATAATTGCCTCATGCGAAGAAGTTAAAAGCGTCGCAGGTAATCAGGATAGCGCTGTATTAATTGACTCCAGAGAGGAAAAGAGATACCTGGGGCTGGAGGAGCCAATTGATAAAAAAGCAGGCCATATTCCAGGAGCAATCAATAAAGTTTGGCTTGAAGCATATAAAAATGGCAGATTTAAAGATACCAAAGAACAGGAAAATCGATTTGCAGGTATGGATAAAAACAAACCCATCATTGTTTATTGCGGCTCTGGTGTAACGGCGGCACCTAATTTTCTTGCTTTAAAGGAAGCCGGCTATAAACATGTTAAATTATATGCAGGAAGCTTCAGCGATTGGATCTCTTATGACAGCAATAAAATAGAAACTGTCGAAAAATAG
- the pulA gene encoding type I pullulanase yields the protein MKGFKQFIFLAAAIILAASNFLFPFMQTIASAEKTTQGAGQTTAVTIHYQPEEGEIKDWNLWVWPKDGEGQVFEFTGEDEFGLIAEVVLQGIHDEVGFIVRTDSWEKDGGDRFINVKSGNDEVWVKAGDEHTYTSPPDGEYRDFPAFERVKVKLHYFRYDGNYEGWNLWTWPEGKDGKRVDFTAEDDFGKVAEFELENPEGMKKAGFIVRKSMEGNDWAGKEFGDRFITKFDENGNAEIWIVQGTERIYYNPAYIEKDPKIVNASMDTFNQITLETNFPFQWRDWKSIINIDNADIKEVVPYDGNEENNFTNKVKVITEDKLDFRQSYKISAVSFGEAEVKIGEIVRSNEFDEAFYYDGKLGNQYTKNKTSFRLWAPTASEALIVLYDSWDDQTAEELPLKRGEKGTWTTVLKGDQNGLIYNYKVKIGGEWTEAADPYVRAVTVNGDRGVVMDLDSTNPKQWNKQKPELKNPEDSIIYEVHVRDLSIHEDSGIKHKGKFLGAAEKSTINSKGEKTGLNHIKDLGVTHVQFLPIYDYRTVDETKLDEPQYNWGYDPKNYNVPEGSYSTDPYDPAARITELKTMIQEYHDEQLRVVMDVVYNHVFAVNESSFHKLVPGYYFRYNEDGTLANGTGVGNDTASERKMVQKFIIDSVAYWAEEYNLDGFRFDLMGIHDTETMNKVRKALDNIDPTIIIIGEGWDLNTPLAAEKKANQKNAEDMPGIGHFNDGIRDGLKGSVFNELDKGFVNGKQGMESFVQQGIAAGLDYPDAMATYKDPEQAVTYAEAHDNHTLWDKLDLTNPDAAEESKKKMHKLASSIILTSQGVSFVHAGQEFMRTKYGDHNSYKSPDSVNQLDWDRRTEFSGEVDYFKGLIKLRKHYKSFRMTTAEDIQSKLHFIEAPDNTVAYRLDAKGLKDRAKEIVVIHNANTKPVKISLPGKGPWHLLADGKQAGVRTLKVYKSKTIEVPAQTSFILKR from the coding sequence TTGAAAGGGTTTAAACAGTTTATTTTTCTGGCCGCAGCTATCATATTGGCTGCATCAAATTTTTTATTCCCATTTATGCAAACGATTGCATCGGCCGAAAAAACAACACAAGGGGCCGGTCAGACTACAGCAGTTACCATCCATTATCAGCCTGAAGAGGGCGAAATAAAGGATTGGAATTTGTGGGTATGGCCTAAAGATGGCGAGGGCCAGGTTTTTGAATTCACTGGTGAAGATGAATTTGGACTTATTGCAGAGGTTGTGCTGCAAGGTATTCATGATGAAGTTGGTTTTATTGTCCGCACTGACAGCTGGGAGAAAGATGGAGGGGACCGATTCATCAATGTAAAGAGCGGCAATGATGAGGTATGGGTGAAAGCAGGCGATGAACATACATATACATCACCGCCTGATGGTGAGTACAGAGACTTTCCAGCATTTGAACGTGTGAAGGTAAAACTCCACTACTTTCGATATGACGGAAATTATGAAGGCTGGAATTTATGGACATGGCCAGAAGGCAAGGATGGGAAAAGAGTTGATTTTACAGCAGAAGATGATTTTGGGAAAGTTGCAGAGTTTGAGCTTGAAAATCCGGAAGGTATGAAAAAGGCCGGATTTATAGTGAGGAAGAGCATGGAAGGAAATGATTGGGCCGGCAAGGAATTTGGTGATCGCTTTATTACAAAGTTCGATGAAAATGGGAATGCAGAAATATGGATTGTTCAGGGAACAGAAAGAATTTATTACAATCCAGCGTATATTGAAAAAGATCCAAAAATAGTGAATGCTTCTATGGATACTTTTAATCAGATTACGCTTGAAACCAATTTTCCTTTCCAGTGGAGGGATTGGAAATCCATAATTAATATTGACAATGCCGATATTAAAGAAGTTGTCCCTTATGACGGGAACGAGGAAAATAATTTTACAAATAAAGTAAAAGTGATAACAGAAGATAAACTGGATTTCAGGCAATCTTATAAAATCTCTGCAGTTTCATTTGGAGAGGCAGAGGTGAAGATAGGGGAGATTGTCAGATCAAATGAATTTGATGAGGCTTTCTATTATGATGGCAAGCTTGGAAATCAGTATACGAAAAATAAAACCTCTTTCAGGCTTTGGGCCCCTACAGCAAGTGAAGCATTGATTGTGCTTTATGACAGCTGGGATGATCAGACCGCTGAGGAACTTCCTCTTAAAAGAGGTGAAAAAGGAACCTGGACAACTGTTCTAAAAGGTGATCAAAATGGGCTGATTTACAATTATAAAGTCAAAATTGGAGGAGAATGGACAGAAGCCGCTGATCCCTATGTCCGGGCAGTAACAGTAAATGGCGACAGGGGCGTTGTAATGGACCTGGACTCAACCAATCCTAAACAGTGGAATAAACAGAAGCCGGAGTTAAAGAATCCAGAGGACTCCATCATTTATGAAGTTCATGTACGGGACCTTTCAATTCATGAGGACAGCGGCATTAAGCATAAGGGGAAGTTCCTAGGGGCTGCTGAGAAAAGCACCATAAATTCTAAAGGAGAAAAAACAGGTTTAAATCATATAAAAGACCTTGGAGTCACACATGTTCAGTTCCTTCCGATTTATGACTACCGGACAGTTGATGAAACAAAACTGGACGAACCTCAATATAACTGGGGCTATGATCCTAAAAACTATAATGTGCCGGAAGGATCCTATTCTACTGATCCTTATGATCCAGCGGCAAGAATTACAGAATTGAAGACTATGATTCAGGAATACCATGATGAGCAGCTGCGAGTTGTAATGGATGTTGTGTATAATCATGTGTTTGCAGTAAATGAATCCAGTTTCCACAAGCTTGTTCCAGGCTACTATTTCCGCTATAACGAAGATGGAACACTTGCCAATGGCACAGGCGTCGGCAATGATACAGCTTCAGAAAGAAAAATGGTGCAGAAATTTATTATCGACTCTGTTGCCTATTGGGCTGAGGAATATAATCTTGATGGATTCCGCTTCGATCTGATGGGCATTCATGACACTGAAACAATGAATAAAGTAAGAAAGGCATTGGATAATATTGATCCTACTATCATTATCATTGGTGAGGGCTGGGATTTAAACACTCCACTGGCAGCTGAAAAGAAGGCCAATCAGAAAAATGCCGAAGATATGCCTGGCATTGGCCATTTCAATGATGGCATCCGGGATGGATTAAAAGGCAGTGTGTTTAATGAACTGGATAAGGGCTTTGTAAATGGCAAACAAGGCATGGAAAGCTTTGTACAGCAAGGAATTGCAGCCGGATTGGATTATCCGGATGCAATGGCCACATACAAAGATCCTGAACAGGCGGTTACGTATGCTGAGGCACATGATAACCACACTCTTTGGGATAAGCTTGACCTGACCAATCCGGATGCAGCGGAAGAATCCAAAAAGAAAATGCATAAATTGGCTTCTTCCATCATACTGACATCCCAAGGAGTCAGCTTTGTTCATGCTGGCCAGGAATTCATGCGGACAAAGTATGGGGATCACAACAGCTATAAATCCCCTGACAGTGTAAATCAGTTGGACTGGGACCGCCGAACTGAATTCAGCGGGGAAGTAGACTATTTTAAAGGTCTGATTAAGCTCAGAAAGCATTATAAATCCTTTAGAATGACAACAGCTGAGGATATTCAATCAAAGCTTCATTTCATTGAAGCCCCGGATAATACGGTGGCCTACAGACTGGATGCAAAAGGCCTGAAGGATAGGGCGAAAGAGATCGTTGTAATCCATAATGCGAATACAAAACCAGTTAAAATATCACTTCCGGGCAAGGGCCCTTGGCATTTGCTTGCAGACGGAAAACAAGCTGGGGTTAGAACCCTAAAGGTATATAAGTCAAAAACAATTGAAGTACCCGCACAAACCAGCTTTATACTAAAAAGATAA
- a CDS encoding DUF6123 family protein produces the protein MKTVEEYLHFLQSKGFQFREDAVGFIYFGKHYTNASDELANAAIELTLKAQKSFDGSFYVSLLETLVSKNITSRREAIKFVKEKAII, from the coding sequence ATGAAGACAGTTGAAGAATATTTGCATTTTTTGCAAAGTAAAGGTTTTCAATTCAGGGAGGACGCAGTTGGCTTCATTTACTTTGGCAAACATTATACCAATGCTTCTGACGAGCTGGCCAATGCAGCGATAGAACTGACATTAAAGGCACAGAAATCATTTGACGGAAGTTTCTACGTTTCTTTGCTGGAAACTTTGGTTTCAAAGAATATTACCAGCAGGCGGGAAGCAATAAAGTTTGTAAAGGAAAAAGCAATCATCTAA
- a CDS encoding divergent PAP2 family protein, with the protein MNKGVYIALLSIGMAQGLKIPIHYVKKGELRPDLFFQTGGMPSSHSAGVSSLTTFIALKRGVPTVDFALSLVYGLIVMYDAQGIRRQTGELTLKVNSLGELVDKIHKDETVKFEEEGPKKLKEMLGHQPAEVLGGALLGVLTGTLGYLLTKKKK; encoded by the coding sequence ATGAATAAGGGAGTTTATATAGCTCTTTTAAGTATAGGGATGGCACAGGGTTTGAAAATTCCGATCCACTATGTGAAAAAGGGAGAACTGCGTCCGGATTTATTTTTCCAGACAGGAGGCATGCCAAGTTCCCATTCGGCAGGCGTATCGTCTTTAACCACGTTTATTGCTTTAAAGCGGGGTGTACCAACGGTGGATTTTGCTCTATCACTGGTTTATGGCCTGATCGTAATGTATGATGCACAGGGAATCAGGCGCCAGACAGGTGAGCTTACCCTAAAAGTAAACAGTCTGGGTGAGCTGGTTGATAAAATTCACAAAGATGAAACCGTAAAATTTGAGGAAGAAGGTCCAAAAAAGCTGAAGGAAATGCTTGGCCACCAGCCTGCTGAAGTATTAGGCGGAGCACTCCTGGGTGTATTAACCGGAACACTTGGCTACCTTCTTACTAAAAAGAAAAAATAG
- a CDS encoding 5'-3' exonuclease yields MNENKPSLLLVDGMALLFRAYFATAMSGQFMINSKGIPTNGVYGFVKHFLTAVSSFNPSHVAVCWDMGSKTFRTEMFDAYKANRPEAPIELVPQFDLVKEVVEAFDVPNIGLEGFEADDCIGTIAKKASQEAEVLILTGDQDMLQLLDDNISVILLQKGYGNYLVHTTETFYEEKGITPKQMIDLKAFMGDTSDNYPGVKGIGEKTALKLLQQFEHIEGVLENLEQLTKGQRAKIEQDLEMLHLSRQLAEIKCDVPVECPLDLAQFTMNREKVLEKFTEIEFRGLHRFLDIKKEYA; encoded by the coding sequence ATGAACGAGAATAAACCTTCACTGCTGCTTGTTGATGGAATGGCGCTGCTGTTCAGAGCTTATTTTGCAACAGCAATGTCCGGTCAATTTATGATAAATTCTAAAGGAATTCCTACAAACGGAGTTTATGGTTTTGTTAAACATTTTTTAACAGCTGTTTCTTCCTTTAATCCGTCACATGTGGCAGTATGCTGGGATATGGGCAGCAAAACCTTCCGAACGGAAATGTTCGATGCCTATAAAGCAAACCGTCCAGAAGCTCCGATTGAACTTGTGCCTCAATTCGATCTGGTAAAAGAAGTGGTGGAAGCCTTCGATGTACCTAATATTGGCCTTGAAGGATTTGAAGCTGACGATTGCATTGGAACCATTGCAAAAAAAGCAAGCCAGGAAGCGGAAGTTCTGATCCTTACTGGTGATCAGGATATGCTGCAGCTTCTGGATGACAATATTTCTGTCATTTTACTGCAAAAAGGCTACGGCAATTACCTTGTGCATACAACGGAGACGTTTTATGAAGAAAAAGGAATCACACCTAAGCAGATGATTGACCTGAAAGCCTTCATGGGAGATACGAGTGATAATTACCCGGGTGTAAAAGGAATTGGCGAAAAAACAGCGCTTAAGCTGCTTCAGCAATTTGAGCATATTGAAGGCGTATTAGAAAATCTGGAACAGCTGACAAAGGGACAGCGTGCCAAGATCGAACAGGATCTTGAAATGCTCCACTTGAGCAGGCAGCTGGCCGAAATAAAATGCGACGTTCCTGTTGAATGCCCTCTTGACCTCGCCCAATTCACAATGAACCGTGAAAAGGTCCTCGAGAAATTCACTGAAATTGAATTCCGCGGCCTTCACAGATTCCTTGATATTAAAAAGGAATATGCATAA
- a CDS encoding DMT family transporter, translating to MNRSVIFADVSLLLVAFVWGTTFVLVQNAIAFLEPFSFNGVRFFLAALILGGWLVIFERKQIKKMDRKLLISGVIMGLFLFIGYAFQTIGLLHTTSSKAGFITGLSVVMVPVFSLMLLKIKPGFNAIIGVSIATAGLYFLTMTDNAPLNIGDAYVLICAVGFALHIIFTGKYSSKYPALLLTVIQVSTVAVLSVIFALITEDWQQALETEVLFKANVVTALIVTSLFATAIAFFAQTAFQKYTTPTRVALIFAMEPVFAAAAGFMWANERLSFSALAGCLLIFAGMIFAELPAKKTFLTFRKKTAS from the coding sequence ATGAATAGATCAGTAATATTTGCAGATGTAAGCCTTTTGCTGGTTGCCTTTGTGTGGGGAACCACCTTTGTGCTAGTACAAAACGCCATTGCTTTTCTTGAGCCATTCTCTTTTAATGGTGTCCGTTTTTTCCTGGCCGCTTTAATTCTGGGCGGATGGCTTGTTATTTTTGAAAGAAAACAGATAAAGAAAATGGATAGAAAGCTTTTAATATCCGGAGTTATTATGGGCTTGTTTTTATTTATTGGCTATGCCTTTCAAACGATCGGCCTCCTGCACACAACTTCTTCAAAAGCCGGCTTTATTACGGGGTTAAGTGTAGTAATGGTTCCAGTCTTTTCTTTAATGCTGCTAAAAATCAAGCCGGGATTCAATGCCATTATCGGAGTTTCAATCGCGACGGCCGGACTATATTTTCTAACCATGACCGATAATGCCCCGCTGAATATTGGTGATGCCTATGTATTAATCTGTGCTGTCGGTTTTGCCCTCCATATTATCTTTACAGGTAAATACAGCAGCAAATACCCTGCCCTGCTATTAACGGTTATCCAAGTAAGTACGGTGGCAGTATTATCAGTTATTTTCGCATTGATCACTGAAGACTGGCAGCAGGCATTGGAGACAGAAGTTTTATTTAAAGCCAATGTGGTTACTGCGCTTATTGTGACTTCACTTTTTGCTACCGCTATCGCATTCTTTGCACAGACGGCATTTCAAAAGTACACAACACCAACAAGAGTTGCCCTGATTTTCGCTATGGAGCCCGTGTTTGCAGCAGCTGCAGGATTTATGTGGGCGAATGAAAGACTTTCGTTTAGTGCCCTGGCCGGCTGTCTGCTTATTTTTGCGGGAATGATTTTTGCAGAACTGCCTGCTAAGAAAACGTTTTTAACTTTCAGAAAAAAAACGGCTTCATAA
- the sspL gene encoding small, acid-soluble spore protein L, with protein sequence MSKNGHTNRGKKAPGVNPQGYGQDAEFAEEPKSKLENAAKKKNTK encoded by the coding sequence ATGAGTAAAAACGGACATACAAACAGAGGAAAAAAAGCACCTGGCGTAAACCCGCAAGGATACGGACAGGATGCTGAATTTGCAGAAGAGCCTAAAAGCAAGCTGGAGAATGCAGCGAAGAAGAAAAATACTAAATAA
- a CDS encoding reverse transcriptase-like protein — protein sequence MKYKLEWKYKLKGTEDILFTSDLIDGETALQAGEDIEKSGKGKEVIYYDEAGTSWSTKEMKKLLMEVEEDPHDITVFFDGGFNKDTGQAGLGAVIYFKQGKKKYRLRANELFDEMDNNNEAEYAAIYYTLNLLEEMGVHHMTCEFKGDSQVVLKQLEGEWPCYEENLNRWLDRIEEKIKKLGILPRYKSIPRNENKEADKLASQALQGKFINSKMQII from the coding sequence ATGAAATATAAATTAGAATGGAAATATAAACTTAAAGGAACTGAGGATATTTTGTTTACTTCAGACCTGATCGATGGTGAAACTGCTTTGCAGGCTGGTGAAGATATTGAAAAGTCGGGCAAGGGCAAAGAGGTAATTTATTATGATGAAGCCGGCACTTCCTGGAGCACAAAGGAAATGAAAAAGCTTCTTATGGAAGTTGAAGAGGACCCTCATGATATTACCGTATTTTTTGATGGCGGCTTTAATAAAGATACCGGCCAGGCCGGACTCGGTGCGGTCATTTATTTTAAACAGGGCAAAAAAAAGTATCGTTTGCGGGCAAATGAGCTTTTTGATGAGATGGATAATAATAATGAGGCAGAATATGCAGCCATTTATTACACCCTGAATCTGCTTGAAGAAATGGGCGTTCATCATATGACATGTGAATTTAAGGGGGATTCCCAGGTAGTATTAAAACAGCTTGAAGGTGAATGGCCTTGTTATGAAGAAAATCTAAATCGCTGGCTTGACCGGATAGAGGAAAAGATTAAAAAGCTGGGCATACTGCCAAGATATAAATCCATTCCGCGCAATGAAAATAAAGAAGCGGATAAGCTGGCAAGCCAGGCACTGCAAGGGAAATTTATTAACAGCAAAATGCAGATCATATAA
- a CDS encoding efflux RND transporter permease subunit → MNTSGYTITKKQKTDITQILVTTGIILILSAIFIPIFLLSPFQAQFYRPEGTWVFEAPKSAYLTFSIGLAAVGVFIILGVWMKSAEKFGWFGKVFVGAGFLISLLMAILSFDYYHYIDKNGVHFNTLLSLQEKHYEWSDIQQARQTVINKMGVMSDDELIFTFSDGTAYSFQLNDNIRKARIATYYELEEQGVELIRETD, encoded by the coding sequence ATGAATACTTCGGGTTACACCATAACCAAAAAACAAAAAACCGATATAACTCAAATATTGGTCACGACGGGAATCATTCTTATATTATCTGCAATATTTATTCCAATATTTTTACTTTCGCCATTTCAGGCTCAATTTTACAGGCCTGAAGGAACCTGGGTATTCGAAGCGCCAAAATCAGCTTATTTGACATTTAGCATTGGTCTGGCAGCTGTGGGTGTTTTTATCATATTGGGAGTTTGGATGAAGAGCGCCGAAAAATTCGGGTGGTTTGGAAAAGTTTTTGTCGGAGCAGGATTTTTAATTTCGCTTTTGATGGCAATTTTAAGTTTTGATTATTATCACTATATCGATAAAAATGGTGTGCATTTCAACACCTTACTCAGTTTGCAGGAGAAGCATTATGAATGGTCGGATATTCAGCAGGCAAGGCAAACGGTTATAAATAAAATGGGTGTTATGTCAGATGATGAATTAATTTTTACTTTTTCCGATGGAACTGCTTATTCATTTCAGCTAAATGATAATATCCGCAAAGCGAGAATCGCGACTTACTATGAATTGGAAGAACAAGGAGTGGAATTGATCAGGGAAACGGACTGA
- a CDS encoding nucleotidyltransferase domain-containing protein, whose translation MDKWLCTAEEKYNIDILFACDAGSRAWGTDDADSDYDIRFIFKHKNLKTYLSLERAKDVINTDTPYDAHGWDIFKAFDLMQKSNPSIFEWAYSPIVYKEMNGFSERLRSIAEEEFSRFKLFHHYTQAFSRNLGEAVKNENLTFKKQKLLIQAVRACLISRQLLKQSNVKGDFLYTGLFCIKAEDEITRFYQTLVHAKQSGRIIENHLAMQMAEKLESERELLYAAADSMPKEKGKVSGLNEWLWELLKI comes from the coding sequence ATGGACAAATGGCTGTGCACAGCAGAAGAGAAATATAATATCGATATCCTTTTTGCATGTGACGCGGGGAGCAGGGCGTGGGGGACAGATGATGCGGATTCGGATTATGATATTCGCTTCATCTTCAAACATAAGAATCTTAAAACATATCTTTCCCTTGAACGCGCAAAAGATGTTATCAATACAGATACCCCTTATGATGCGCATGGCTGGGATATCTTTAAAGCATTTGACCTTATGCAGAAATCCAATCCCAGTATATTTGAATGGGCATACTCACCTATTGTCTACAAGGAAATGAACGGCTTTTCAGAAAGACTGAGGAGTATTGCGGAAGAAGAGTTTTCAAGATTTAAGTTATTCCATCATTACACTCAGGCTTTTTCACGGAATCTCGGTGAAGCGGTAAAAAATGAGAATCTTACGTTTAAGAAACAAAAGCTGCTGATTCAGGCAGTAAGGGCGTGCCTCATATCAAGGCAGCTGCTTAAGCAAAGTAATGTAAAAGGGGATTTTTTGTATACAGGTCTCTTTTGCATAAAGGCCGAGGATGAGATCACCCGCTTTTATCAGACCCTGGTTCATGCAAAACAAAGCGGGAGGATTATCGAGAATCATTTAGCAATGCAAATGGCGGAGAAACTGGAGTCAGAAAGGGAACTGCTCTATGCAGCAGCTGACTCAATGCCTAAAGAAAAAGGCAAGGTATCCGGATTGAATGAATGGCTTTGGGAACTGCTGAAGATTTAA